Proteins from a genomic interval of Rosa chinensis cultivar Old Blush chromosome 2, RchiOBHm-V2, whole genome shotgun sequence:
- the LOC112187644 gene encoding myb family transcription factor PHL6 isoform X1, protein MKVGLSHVIMSHHGVSSVAQSQTTKGITESYCTSLSPVHDFWGCESEGRSSVARECSSARLSPFIRTESFSSPTNVRESSLQHSKSTFSRSSVFCTSLYQSSSSSSERQLGNLPFLPHPPIYSQSISAVDSKYPMLLSEDVSNQYDDEQSDYLMKDFLNLTGDASDDSFHGIGRGGDTIALTDQLEFQFLSDQLDIAITDNGENPRLDEIYEIPQASSKPAIELTCSKSCGSTAPPVDALSSHPSPGPSSAHRPRMRWTPELHERFVEAVKKLDGAEKATPKGVLKVMNVEGLTIYHVKSHLQKYRLAKYMPEKKEDKKASSSEEKKAAASGMESDGRRKGSFHITEALRMQMEVQKQLHEQLEVQRSLQLRIEEHAKYLEKILEEQQKAGSALFSPQALSSLTTNSIKDPEQHPSPSAGVSPSQPTESDSLSPLSLKHKAADCSDSGAQACTKKLRIEEKPDEPVVENLSATVTTTTASQ, encoded by the exons ATGAAGGTAGGGCTTTCACATGTAATCATGAGTCACCACGGAGTCAGTTCTGTAGCACAAAGTCAGACTACCAAAGGAATCACAGAGTCATACTGTACATCCCTATCCCCAGTACATGATTTTTGGGGTTGTGAATCAGAAGGCAGGAGTTCAGTGGCCCGTGAATGTTCATCAGCACGCCTCTCACCTTTCATACGGACAGAATCTTTTAGCTCTCCTACTAATGTGCGAGAATCTAGTCTTCAACATTCCAAGAGCACATTTTCTCGTTCTTCTGTTTTTTGTACAAGTTTGTATCAGTCATCTTCATCGAGTTCTGAACGGCAGCTTGGAAATCTGCCATTTCTTCCCCACCCTCCAATATACAGCCAGTCCATTTCTGCTGTTGATTCAAAATATCCAATGCTTTTAAGTGAGGATGTGAGCAATCAATATGATGATGAACAATCAGATTATCTCATGAAGGACTTTCTTAATTTGACTGGAGATGCTTCTGATGATAGCTTCCATGGAATTGGCCGTGGAGGTGACACTATAGCACTTACAGATCAATTGGAGTTTCAGTTTTTGTCAGATCAACTTGACATAGCTATCACAGACAATGGAGAAAATCCCCGGCTTGAT GAAATATATGAAATTCCTCAAGCCTCATCGAAACCAGCCATAGAATTAACATGTAGTAAGAGTTGTGGCTCGACAGCACCACCTGTTGATGCTCTTTCAAGTCACCCCTCTCCTGGGCCTTCATCTGCACATAGACCAAGAATGCGATGGACGCCTGAGCTCCATGAGCGTTTTGTAGAGGCTGTAAAGAAGCTTGATGGGGCTGAAA AGGCTACTCCAAAAGGCGTTTTAAAGGTTATGAATGTTGAGGGCTTAACCATCTATCATGTGAAAAGCCACTTAcag AAGTACCGACTTGCCAAGTATATGCCCGAGAAAAAGGAAG ATAAGAAGGCCTCTAGCTCTGAAGAAAAGAAAGCAGCTGCAAGCGGAATGGAAAGCGATGGACGAAGAAAAGG GAGCTTCCATATCACTGAGGCTCTCCGCATGCAAATGGAAGTTCAGAAACAACTGCATGAGCAGCTTGAG GTTCAAAGGTCTCTTCAGCTACGCATAGAGGAGCATGCAAAGTACTTGGAGAAGATCTTGGAGGAACAACAGAAAGCCGGTAGTGCGTTATTTTCTCCACAAGCCTTGTCGTCACTGACTACTAATTCCATTAAAGACCCTGAACAGCATCCTTCCCCATCAGCTGGTGTATCACCTTCACAACCAACTGAGTCTGACTCATTATCACCTCTGTCACTGAAGCACAAAGCTGCTGACTGTAGTGACTCTGGGGCACAAGCATGCACTAAAAAGCTTCGCATTGAAGAAAAACCAGATGAGCCTGTAGTTGAAAATCTCTCTGCAACAGTAactactactactgcttccCAATAG
- the LOC112187644 gene encoding myb family transcription factor PHL6 isoform X2 — protein sequence MKVGLSHVIMSHHGVSSVAQSQTTKGITESYCTSLSPVHDFWGCESEGRSSVARECSSARLSPFIRTESFSSPTNVRESSLQHSKSTFSRSSVFCTSLYQSSSSSSERQLGNLPFLPHPPIYSQSISAVDSKYPMLLSEDVSNQYDDEQSDYLMKDFLNLTGDASDDSFHGIGRGGDTIALTDQLEFQFLSDQLDIAITDNGENPRLDEIYEIPQASSKPAIELTCSKSCGSTAPPVDALSSHPSPGPSSAHRPRMRWTPELHERFVEAVKKLDGAEKATPKGVLKVMNVEGLTIYHVKSHLQKYRLAKYMPEKKEDKKASSSEEKKAAASGMESDGRRKGFHITEALRMQMEVQKQLHEQLEVQRSLQLRIEEHAKYLEKILEEQQKAGSALFSPQALSSLTTNSIKDPEQHPSPSAGVSPSQPTESDSLSPLSLKHKAADCSDSGAQACTKKLRIEEKPDEPVVENLSATVTTTTASQ from the exons ATGAAGGTAGGGCTTTCACATGTAATCATGAGTCACCACGGAGTCAGTTCTGTAGCACAAAGTCAGACTACCAAAGGAATCACAGAGTCATACTGTACATCCCTATCCCCAGTACATGATTTTTGGGGTTGTGAATCAGAAGGCAGGAGTTCAGTGGCCCGTGAATGTTCATCAGCACGCCTCTCACCTTTCATACGGACAGAATCTTTTAGCTCTCCTACTAATGTGCGAGAATCTAGTCTTCAACATTCCAAGAGCACATTTTCTCGTTCTTCTGTTTTTTGTACAAGTTTGTATCAGTCATCTTCATCGAGTTCTGAACGGCAGCTTGGAAATCTGCCATTTCTTCCCCACCCTCCAATATACAGCCAGTCCATTTCTGCTGTTGATTCAAAATATCCAATGCTTTTAAGTGAGGATGTGAGCAATCAATATGATGATGAACAATCAGATTATCTCATGAAGGACTTTCTTAATTTGACTGGAGATGCTTCTGATGATAGCTTCCATGGAATTGGCCGTGGAGGTGACACTATAGCACTTACAGATCAATTGGAGTTTCAGTTTTTGTCAGATCAACTTGACATAGCTATCACAGACAATGGAGAAAATCCCCGGCTTGAT GAAATATATGAAATTCCTCAAGCCTCATCGAAACCAGCCATAGAATTAACATGTAGTAAGAGTTGTGGCTCGACAGCACCACCTGTTGATGCTCTTTCAAGTCACCCCTCTCCTGGGCCTTCATCTGCACATAGACCAAGAATGCGATGGACGCCTGAGCTCCATGAGCGTTTTGTAGAGGCTGTAAAGAAGCTTGATGGGGCTGAAA AGGCTACTCCAAAAGGCGTTTTAAAGGTTATGAATGTTGAGGGCTTAACCATCTATCATGTGAAAAGCCACTTAcag AAGTACCGACTTGCCAAGTATATGCCCGAGAAAAAGGAAG ATAAGAAGGCCTCTAGCTCTGAAGAAAAGAAAGCAGCTGCAAGCGGAATGGAAAGCGATGGACGAAGAAAAGG CTTCCATATCACTGAGGCTCTCCGCATGCAAATGGAAGTTCAGAAACAACTGCATGAGCAGCTTGAG GTTCAAAGGTCTCTTCAGCTACGCATAGAGGAGCATGCAAAGTACTTGGAGAAGATCTTGGAGGAACAACAGAAAGCCGGTAGTGCGTTATTTTCTCCACAAGCCTTGTCGTCACTGACTACTAATTCCATTAAAGACCCTGAACAGCATCCTTCCCCATCAGCTGGTGTATCACCTTCACAACCAACTGAGTCTGACTCATTATCACCTCTGTCACTGAAGCACAAAGCTGCTGACTGTAGTGACTCTGGGGCACAAGCATGCACTAAAAAGCTTCGCATTGAAGAAAAACCAGATGAGCCTGTAGTTGAAAATCTCTCTGCAACAGTAactactactactgcttccCAATAG